A single region of the Cronobacter condimenti 1330 genome encodes:
- the pstS gene encoding phosphate ABC transporter substrate-binding protein PstS yields the protein MKVMRTTVATVVAATFYLSAFSAFAAASLTGAGATFPAPVYAKWADTYQKETGNKVNYQGIGSSGGVKQIIANTVDFGASDAPLSDEKLQQEGLFQFPTVIGGVVLAVNLPGFKSGELVLDGKTLGDIYLGKIKKWDDEAIAKLNPGKKLPSQNIAVVRRADGSGTSFVFTSYLAKVNDEWKSKIGSGSTVNWPTGLGGKGNDGIAAFVQRLPGSIGYVEYAYAKQNNLTYTKLVSADGKPVSPTEESFANAAKGADWSKSFAQDLTNQKGDEAWPITSTTFILVHKEQKKPEQGAEVLKFFDWAYKSGAKQANDLDYASLPDSVVEQVRAAWKTNVKDSSGKALY from the coding sequence ATGAAAGTTATGCGTACCACCGTCGCAACTGTTGTCGCCGCGACCTTTTACCTGAGCGCTTTCTCCGCTTTCGCGGCAGCAAGTCTGACTGGCGCGGGCGCAACATTCCCGGCGCCGGTGTATGCCAAATGGGCGGATACCTACCAGAAAGAAACGGGTAACAAGGTAAACTACCAGGGTATCGGCTCCTCCGGTGGCGTGAAACAAATCATTGCTAACACGGTTGATTTTGGTGCTTCTGACGCACCGCTTTCTGACGAAAAACTGCAGCAAGAAGGTCTTTTCCAGTTCCCGACCGTGATCGGCGGCGTGGTGCTGGCGGTTAACCTGCCGGGCTTCAAATCTGGCGAGCTGGTGCTCGATGGCAAAACCCTCGGCGACATCTACCTCGGCAAAATCAAAAAGTGGGATGACGAGGCGATTGCCAAACTGAACCCGGGCAAAAAACTGCCTTCTCAGAACATCGCCGTGGTGCGTCGTGCTGACGGTTCCGGTACATCCTTCGTTTTCACCAGCTATCTGGCGAAAGTTAACGACGAGTGGAAATCCAAAATCGGCTCCGGCTCTACCGTTAACTGGCCAACCGGCCTCGGCGGTAAAGGCAACGACGGCATCGCTGCGTTCGTACAGCGTCTGCCAGGCTCTATCGGCTACGTGGAATACGCATACGCCAAACAGAACAACCTGACCTACACCAAACTGGTTTCTGCTGACGGCAAACCGGTGTCTCCGACCGAAGAAAGCTTCGCGAATGCTGCCAAAGGCGCTGACTGGAGCAAATCTTTCGCTCAGGACCTGACCAACCAGAAAGGTGACGAGGCGTGGCCTATCACTTCCACCACGTTCATTCTGGTCCACAAAGAGCAGAAGAAACCTGAGCAGGGTGCTGAAGTGCTGAAGTTCTTCGACTGGGCCTACAAGTCAGGCGCGAAACAGGCTAACGACCTGGATTACGCCTCACTGCCGGACAGCGTGGTTGAGCAGGTTCGTGCCGCATGGAAAACCAACGTGAAAGACAGCAGCGGTAAAGCACTGTACTAA
- the pstC gene encoding phosphate ABC transporter permease PstC, with protein MAATKPVFNPPGKKGDMIFSALVRLAALIVLLLLGGIIVSLIISSWPSMEKFGFSFLWNKEWDAPNENFGALVPIYGTLVTSFIALLIAVPVSFGIALFLTELAPGWLKRPLGIAIELLAAIPSIVYGMWGLFIFAPLFATYFQEPVGNVLSAIPFIGALFSGPAFGIGILAAGVILAIMIIPYIAAVMRDVFEQTPVMMKESAYGIGCTTWEVIWRIVLPFTKNGVIGGVMLGLGRALGETMAVTFIIGNTYQLDSPSLYMPGNSITSALANEFAEAESGLHVAALMELGLILFVITFIVLAISRLMIMRLAKNEGAR; from the coding sequence ATGGCTGCCACCAAGCCTGTATTTAACCCCCCAGGTAAAAAGGGCGATATGATTTTCAGCGCGCTGGTCCGACTGGCTGCGCTGATTGTGCTATTGCTGCTGGGCGGGATTATTGTGTCGCTTATCATCTCTTCCTGGCCGAGCATGGAAAAATTCGGTTTTTCCTTCCTCTGGAACAAGGAATGGGATGCGCCCAATGAAAACTTTGGCGCGCTGGTGCCCATTTACGGCACGCTGGTGACCTCCTTTATCGCTTTGCTGATCGCGGTTCCCGTGAGCTTCGGCATCGCACTGTTTCTGACCGAACTGGCGCCAGGCTGGCTGAAACGCCCGCTGGGTATCGCTATTGAACTGCTGGCGGCCATTCCAAGTATCGTGTACGGCATGTGGGGGCTGTTTATCTTCGCCCCGCTGTTCGCGACCTATTTTCAGGAGCCGGTCGGCAACGTCCTTTCTGCCATCCCGTTTATCGGCGCGCTGTTCTCCGGCCCGGCGTTCGGTATCGGTATTCTGGCGGCGGGTGTGATTCTCGCCATCATGATAATCCCTTACATCGCGGCCGTTATGCGCGATGTGTTCGAACAGACCCCGGTGATGATGAAAGAGTCGGCCTACGGCATTGGCTGCACCACCTGGGAAGTTATCTGGCGCATCGTTCTGCCGTTCACCAAAAATGGTGTGATTGGCGGTGTCATGCTCGGACTTGGCCGTGCACTTGGCGAAACCATGGCGGTCACCTTTATCATCGGTAACACCTACCAGCTCGACAGCCCGTCGCTCTATATGCCCGGTAACAGCATTACCTCTGCGCTGGCAAACGAGTTTGCCGAGGCGGAATCCGGCCTGCATGTAGCGGCGCTGATGGAACTGGGCCTGATCTTGTTTGTGATTACCTTTATCGTGCTGGCGATTTCCCGTCTGATGATTATGCGTCTGGCGAAAAACGAGGGGGCGCGCTGA
- the pstA gene encoding phosphate ABC transporter permease PstA has translation MATMELQTTTQLAESRRKMQAKRRMKNRIALTLSMATMAFGLFWLIWILISTVSRGFDGMSLALFTEMTPPPNTAGGGLANALAGSGLLILWATVIGTPLGIMAGIYLAEYGRKSFLAEVIRFINDILLSAPSIVVGLFVYTIVVAQMEHFSGWAGVIALALLQVPIVIRTTENMLKLVPDSLREAAYALGTPKWKMISAITLKASVSGILTGVLLAVARIAGETAPLLFTALSNQFWSTDMMQPIANLPVTIFKFAMSPFAEWQQLAWAGVLIITLCVLLLNILARVLFAKRKHG, from the coding sequence ATGGCGACGATGGAACTGCAAACCACCACTCAGCTTGCGGAATCGCGCCGTAAGATGCAGGCGAAGCGACGCATGAAAAACCGCATCGCGCTGACGCTCTCTATGGCGACCATGGCGTTCGGTCTCTTCTGGCTTATCTGGATCTTAATCTCTACGGTCTCACGCGGCTTTGACGGTATGTCGCTGGCGCTGTTCACCGAAATGACGCCGCCGCCAAACACCGCAGGCGGTGGGCTGGCAAATGCGCTGGCGGGCAGCGGCCTGCTTATTCTGTGGGCAACGGTCATTGGGACGCCGCTTGGCATCATGGCGGGCATCTATCTTGCGGAATATGGCCGTAAGTCGTTCCTCGCCGAGGTTATTCGTTTTATTAACGACATTCTGCTGTCTGCGCCTTCTATCGTCGTCGGCCTGTTCGTCTACACCATCGTGGTCGCGCAGATGGAGCACTTCTCCGGCTGGGCTGGCGTCATTGCCCTCGCCCTGTTGCAGGTGCCGATTGTTATCCGCACCACCGAGAACATGCTCAAGCTGGTGCCAGACAGCCTGCGTGAGGCGGCTTACGCGCTGGGTACGCCGAAGTGGAAGATGATTTCCGCCATTACGCTTAAAGCCTCTGTCTCCGGCATTCTGACCGGCGTACTGCTGGCGGTGGCGCGTATTGCGGGCGAAACCGCGCCGCTGCTCTTTACCGCGCTTTCTAACCAGTTCTGGAGCACGGATATGATGCAGCCTATCGCCAACCTGCCGGTGACGATTTTCAAATTCGCCATGAGTCCGTTTGCCGAATGGCAACAGCTCGCCTGGGCGGGCGTACTGATTATCACGCTTTGCGTACTGTTGCTGAACATCCTGGCGCGCGTGCTGTTCGCCAAACGTAAACACGGTTAA
- the pstB gene encoding phosphate ABC transporter ATP-binding protein PstB, which yields MSMVNTTPDKIQVRDLNFYYGKFHALKNISLDIAKNEVTAFIGPSGCGKSTLLRTFNKMFELYPEQRAEGEILLDGENILNQAQDIALLRAKVGMVFQKPTPFPMSIYDNIAFGVRLFEKLSRADMDERVQWALTKAALWNETKDKLHQSGYSLSGGQQQRLCIARGIAIRPEVLLLDEPCSALDPISTGRIEELITELKQDYTVVIVTHNMQQAARCSDHTAFMYLGELIEFSNTDDLFTKPKMKQTEDYITGRYG from the coding sequence ATGAGTATGGTTAATACGACCCCGGACAAGATTCAGGTTCGCGATTTGAACTTTTACTACGGGAAATTCCATGCCCTGAAAAACATCAGCCTGGATATCGCGAAGAACGAAGTGACCGCGTTTATCGGCCCGTCAGGCTGCGGCAAATCGACGCTTTTGCGCACCTTTAACAAAATGTTCGAGCTCTACCCGGAGCAGCGTGCGGAAGGCGAGATCCTGCTGGATGGCGAAAATATTCTGAACCAGGCTCAGGATATTGCGCTGCTGCGCGCCAAAGTAGGCATGGTCTTCCAGAAACCAACGCCGTTCCCGATGTCAATTTACGACAATATCGCCTTCGGCGTGCGTCTGTTTGAGAAACTCTCCCGCGCCGATATGGACGAGCGCGTGCAGTGGGCGTTGACCAAAGCCGCATTATGGAATGAAACCAAGGATAAACTGCACCAGAGCGGATACTCTCTCTCCGGTGGTCAGCAACAGCGTCTGTGTATCGCTCGCGGTATCGCGATTCGCCCTGAAGTGTTGTTGCTTGATGAGCCGTGCTCCGCGCTGGACCCGATTTCTACCGGTCGTATCGAAGAGCTCATCACCGAGCTTAAGCAGGATTACACCGTGGTTATCGTGACGCATAACATGCAGCAGGCCGCGCGCTGTTCTGATCACACGGCGTTTATGTACCTCGGCGAGCTGATCGAGTTCAGTAATACCGACGATCTCTTCACCAAGCCGAAAATGAAACAAACCGAAGACTATATTACCGGTCGCTACGGTTGA
- the phoU gene encoding phosphate signaling complex protein PhoU, which translates to MDNLNLNKHISGQFNAELEYIRTQVMTMGGLVEQQLSDAITAMHNQDSELAKRVIDGDKKVNMMEVAIDEACVRIIAKRQPTASDLRLVMAIIKTIAELERIGDVADKICRTALEKFSQQHQPLLVSLESLGRHTVQMLHDVLDAFARMDLDEAVRIYREDKKVDQEYEGIVRQLMTYMMEDSRTIPSVLTALFCARSIERIGDRCQNICEYIFYFVKGQDFRHVGGDELDKLLAGKNPKE; encoded by the coding sequence ATGGATAATCTGAATCTGAATAAACATATTTCCGGTCAGTTTAACGCTGAGCTGGAATACATTCGCACCCAGGTGATGACTATGGGCGGGCTGGTGGAGCAGCAGCTCTCCGATGCGATCACCGCCATGCACAACCAGGACAGCGAACTGGCCAAACGCGTCATCGACGGCGACAAAAAGGTCAACATGATGGAAGTGGCGATTGATGAAGCCTGCGTGCGCATCATCGCCAAGCGTCAGCCGACGGCGAGCGATCTGCGTCTGGTGATGGCCATTATCAAAACCATCGCCGAGCTGGAGCGTATCGGCGACGTGGCGGACAAAATTTGCCGCACCGCGCTGGAAAAATTCTCTCAGCAACATCAGCCGCTGCTGGTCAGCCTGGAGTCGCTCGGTCGTCATACCGTACAAATGCTGCATGATGTGCTGGACGCTTTTGCGCGTATGGACCTCGATGAAGCCGTGCGTATCTATCGTGAAGATAAGAAAGTGGATCAGGAGTATGAAGGCATCGTGCGTCAGCTGATGACCTACATGATGGAAGATTCACGTACGATCCCAAGTGTGTTGACCGCGCTGTTCTGCGCACGCTCTATCGAGCGCATCGGCGATCGCTGTCAGAATATCTGCGAATACATTTTCTATTTCGTGAAAGGCCAGGATTTCCGCCATGTCGGCGGCGACGAGCTGGATAAACTGCTCGCCGGTAAAAATCCGAAAGAATAA
- a CDS encoding alpha/beta hydrolase-fold protein, whose protein sequence is MAALIGCASLPAFSAPLPATPDQSIPVSHYLTQVNSDKSVTFRLFAPDAKRVAVVLGATADSQVSHEMRKEANGVWSWKSAPLTADLHEYFFDVDGFRSIDTGNPYVKPQRQPNTSLILVPGSLIDDRAVPHGELRTLTYHSGALKSERRVYVWTPPGYSHDSEPLPVLYFYHGFGDTGLSAVTQGRIPQMMDNLLAEGKIKPMLVVIPDTETDIASAVPENFPPAERRKDFYPLNARAADKELMNDIIPLIGQRFNVRQDAQGRALAGLSQGGYQALVSGMTHLQSFGWLASLSGVTTATVPNDDVTKQLSRADEVNSQLRNFTLVVGDKDSVTGRDIAGLKTELERDGVKFDYHVYPGLGHEMAVWRPAYAEWVQKIFN, encoded by the coding sequence ATGGCCGCCCTGATAGGCTGCGCCAGTCTTCCCGCGTTCAGCGCACCGCTGCCCGCCACGCCGGACCAGTCCATTCCGGTCAGCCATTATCTTACTCAGGTAAATTCTGATAAATCGGTCACCTTTCGTCTTTTCGCACCCGATGCGAAACGCGTAGCGGTGGTGCTGGGCGCGACGGCGGACAGCCAGGTATCGCATGAGATGCGCAAAGAGGCGAATGGCGTCTGGAGCTGGAAAAGCGCGCCGCTGACTGCCGATCTCCATGAGTATTTTTTTGATGTCGACGGCTTTCGCTCTATTGATACCGGCAACCCGTACGTGAAGCCGCAGCGCCAGCCCAATACCTCGCTGATTCTGGTGCCGGGCAGCCTTATTGATGACCGGGCGGTGCCGCACGGCGAATTACGCACGCTCACATACCATTCCGGCGCGCTGAAATCGGAGCGGCGGGTGTATGTCTGGACGCCGCCGGGTTACAGCCACGACAGCGAGCCGCTGCCGGTGCTCTACTTCTATCACGGTTTTGGCGATACCGGGCTTTCCGCCGTCACCCAGGGTCGCATTCCGCAGATGATGGATAATCTGCTGGCGGAGGGCAAAATCAAGCCCATGCTGGTGGTTATCCCGGATACCGAAACGGATATTGCCAGCGCGGTGCCGGAAAACTTCCCACCCGCCGAGCGACGCAAAGACTTTTACCCGCTTAACGCCCGCGCGGCGGATAAAGAGCTGATGAATGACATCATTCCGCTGATCGGGCAGCGATTTAACGTGCGCCAGGATGCGCAGGGCCGCGCGCTGGCCGGGCTGTCGCAGGGCGGCTATCAGGCGCTGGTGTCCGGCATGACGCATCTGCAAAGCTTCGGCTGGCTCGCGTCGTTAAGCGGCGTCACCACCGCCACTGTGCCGAACGACGACGTCACGAAACAGCTTTCGCGCGCCGATGAGGTGAACAGTCAGTTGCGTAACTTTACGCTGGTGGTCGGCGATAAAGACAGCGTGACAGGCCGGGATATCGCGGGGTTGAAAACCGAGCTTGAGCGCGATGGCGTAAAATTCGATTACCACGTGTATCCGGGGCTTGGCCATGAGATGGCCGTATGGCGGCCGGCTTATGCCGAGTGGGTGCAGAAGATTTTTAACTAG
- the yieH gene encoding 6-phosphogluconate phosphatase: MSRIEAVFFDCDGTLVDSEIICSRAYVHMFARAGITLELEEVFKRFKGVKLYEIIDTINDEYGVNLQKADLEPVYRAEVARLFEAELEEIPGAAALLEQMAVPMCIVSNGPVSKMQQSLGKTGMLRYFTDKLYSGYDIQRWKPDPALMHFAADAMQVNVERCILVDDSAAGAKAGIAAGMQVFYFCADPHNPPLEHPNVTVFTELAQLPALWRARGWDITRDTSKA, from the coding sequence ATGTCCCGAATTGAAGCGGTATTCTTCGACTGCGACGGTACGCTGGTGGATAGTGAAATTATCTGCTCCCGCGCGTATGTGCATATGTTCGCCAGGGCGGGCATTACCCTTGAACTGGAAGAGGTGTTTAAGCGCTTCAAAGGCGTGAAGCTCTACGAGATCATTGATACGATCAATGATGAGTATGGCGTGAACCTGCAAAAAGCCGATCTCGAACCGGTATATCGCGCGGAAGTGGCGCGGCTTTTCGAGGCGGAGCTTGAAGAGATTCCCGGAGCCGCCGCATTACTTGAACAGATGGCCGTGCCGATGTGTATCGTCTCTAACGGACCGGTCAGCAAAATGCAGCAGTCGCTTGGCAAAACCGGGATGTTGCGTTATTTCACCGATAAGCTTTACAGCGGCTACGATATCCAGCGCTGGAAGCCTGATCCGGCATTGATGCATTTCGCAGCCGACGCCATGCAGGTGAACGTTGAGCGCTGCATTCTGGTTGATGATTCCGCCGCAGGCGCGAAGGCAGGCATTGCCGCTGGCATGCAGGTCTTTTATTTCTGTGCTGACCCCCATAATCCGCCGCTCGAGCACCCCAATGTCACCGTATTTACTGAACTGGCGCAACTGCCCGCTTTATGGCGGGCGCGCGGTTGGGATATCACACGCGACACATCCAAAGCATGA
- a CDS encoding NCS2 family permease, with the protein MSQQPTSQAEGQGLLERVFKLRAHGTTARTEVIAGITTFLTMVYIVFVNPQILGAAGMDTSAVFVTTCLIAAFGSILMGLLANLPVALAPAMGLNAFFAFVVVGAMGLSWQVGMGAIFWGAVGLLLLTIFRVRYWMIANIPVSLRIGITSGIGLFIGMMGLKNAGVIVANPETLVTIGNLTSHTTLLGVLGFFIIAILASRNIHAAVLVSIVVTTLLGLAFGDVQFKGVVSEPPSVMSVLGHVDLAGSLDIGLAGVIFSFMLVNLFDSSGTLIGVTDKAGLADETGKFPRMKQALYVDSISSVAGSFIGTSSVTAYIESSSGVSIGGRTGLTAVVVGLLFLGVIFLSPLAGMVPPYAAAGALIYVGVLMTSSLSRVKWDDLTEAVPAFITAVMMPFSFSITEGIALGFISYCVMKIFTGRLRDLNACVIVVALLFLLKIVFIDAH; encoded by the coding sequence ATGAGCCAACAACCGACGTCCCAGGCCGAAGGGCAGGGATTGCTTGAGCGCGTGTTTAAATTACGCGCGCACGGCACCACGGCCCGCACCGAGGTCATTGCCGGGATCACCACTTTTTTGACGATGGTGTATATCGTTTTTGTTAACCCGCAGATCCTCGGCGCGGCTGGCATGGACACCAGCGCCGTATTTGTAACGACCTGCCTTATCGCTGCGTTCGGCAGCATTCTGATGGGCCTGCTCGCGAACCTGCCTGTGGCGCTGGCGCCTGCAATGGGCCTGAACGCTTTCTTTGCGTTTGTGGTTGTGGGCGCGATGGGGCTCTCCTGGCAGGTGGGCATGGGCGCGATTTTCTGGGGAGCGGTTGGCCTGTTGCTGCTGACTATTTTCCGCGTGCGTTACTGGATGATCGCCAATATTCCTGTAAGCCTGCGTATCGGCATCACCAGCGGTATCGGCCTGTTTATCGGCATGATGGGGCTTAAAAACGCGGGTGTTATCGTCGCGAACCCGGAAACGCTGGTCACTATCGGTAATCTCACCTCCCACACGACGCTCCTGGGCGTGCTGGGCTTCTTTATTATCGCCATTCTCGCCTCCCGTAACATTCACGCTGCGGTGCTGGTTTCTATCGTGGTCACGACGCTGCTGGGCCTGGCGTTCGGCGATGTGCAGTTCAAAGGCGTTGTCTCAGAGCCGCCAAGCGTAATGTCAGTGCTTGGTCATGTCGATCTCGCGGGCTCGCTGGATATCGGCCTTGCGGGCGTTATCTTCTCGTTTATGCTGGTGAACCTGTTCGACTCCTCCGGTACGCTCATCGGCGTGACCGATAAAGCCGGGCTCGCTGACGAAACCGGCAAATTCCCGCGTATGAAACAGGCGCTGTATGTGGATAGTATCTCGTCTGTAGCGGGTTCGTTCATTGGCACCTCATCCGTTACCGCGTATATCGAATCGTCGTCCGGCGTTTCAATTGGCGGACGTACAGGCCTGACCGCAGTTGTTGTCGGCCTGCTGTTCCTGGGCGTCATTTTCCTGTCGCCGCTTGCGGGCATGGTGCCGCCTTACGCAGCTGCTGGCGCGCTGATTTATGTCGGCGTGCTGATGACCTCCAGCCTGTCGCGCGTGAAATGGGACGATCTGACCGAAGCCGTGCCGGCGTTTATTACCGCCGTTATGATGCCGTTCAGTTTCTCAATCACCGAAGGTATTGCGCTGGGCTTTATCTCTTACTGCGTGATGAAGATTTTCACCGGTCGCTTGCGCGATCTGAATGCGTGCGTGATTGTCGTGGCGCTGCTGTTCCTGCTGAAAATCGTCTTTATCGACGCCCACTAA
- a CDS encoding NADPH-dependent FMN reductase, with amino-acid sequence MSETLNVVTLIGSLRKGSFNAMVARTLPKLAPAGMSVAELPSIRDIPIYDADIQQEEGFPQTVEAIAAQIREADGVVIVTPEYNYSVPGGLKNAIDWLSRLPDQPLAGKPVLIQTSSMGAIGGARCQYHLRQILVFLDAMVMNKPEFMGGAIQNKVDTQTGEVVDQSTLDHLTGQLTAFADYIKRVRR; translated from the coding sequence ATGTCTGAAACACTAAACGTCGTCACGCTCATTGGCAGCCTGCGTAAAGGCTCCTTCAACGCGATGGTGGCCCGCACGCTGCCGAAACTGGCACCTGCCGGTATGTCGGTCGCGGAGCTGCCTTCCATTCGTGATATCCCGATATACGATGCCGATATTCAGCAGGAAGAGGGCTTTCCTCAAACGGTAGAGGCGATAGCCGCGCAGATCCGCGAGGCGGATGGTGTGGTGATCGTCACGCCGGAATATAACTATTCCGTGCCGGGCGGTTTGAAGAACGCTATCGACTGGCTGTCGCGTCTGCCTGATCAACCGCTCGCAGGCAAACCGGTACTCATCCAGACCAGTTCTATGGGCGCCATTGGCGGCGCGCGTTGCCAGTATCATCTGCGCCAGATTCTGGTGTTTCTTGATGCGATGGTGATGAACAAGCCAGAGTTTATGGGCGGGGCGATTCAGAACAAGGTGGATACACAGACTGGCGAAGTGGTGGACCAAAGCACGCTGGATCACCTGACCGGTCAGCTGACCGCGTTTGCAGACTACATCAAGCGGGTGCGCCGCTAA
- a CDS encoding 4'-phosphopantetheinyl transferase family protein has product MATHFARGTLSPEFSISPRLPADALKAAHHLPEHRRSRFLASRSLLAELVFMLYGIPVLPEIVVNAQGRPRFADAGLADFSLAYAGNMLGVAITTEGCCGLDMELQRATRTFTHPLAPQTGHTLSKNETIWIDNQNDPMEARTQLVTLRRSLLKLTGLQNDDGNQFQLLPGSGKLRVAQFPLVEAACDAEDVLIWTVAVSPAIEKLYLWEYDSVQGWHSLPDMRTRSTSPDTRLMRFTSLPSEKAMIIN; this is encoded by the coding sequence ATGGCAACGCATTTTGCAAGAGGGACGCTTAGCCCCGAATTTAGTATCTCCCCCCGGCTACCCGCCGACGCGCTAAAAGCCGCGCATCATCTGCCGGAACACCGCCGCAGCCGCTTTCTGGCATCGCGCTCGCTGCTGGCCGAACTGGTGTTTATGCTGTATGGCATCCCGGTACTGCCCGAAATTGTCGTGAATGCGCAAGGCCGTCCGCGCTTTGCCGACGCCGGGCTTGCTGATTTCTCGCTCGCTTATGCCGGCAATATGTTGGGTGTGGCGATTACGACAGAAGGCTGTTGCGGGCTCGATATGGAGTTGCAGCGCGCTACGCGCACCTTTACGCACCCGCTTGCGCCGCAAACCGGCCATACGCTCAGCAAAAATGAAACGATCTGGATAGATAATCAGAACGACCCGATGGAGGCGCGTACCCAACTGGTGACACTGCGTCGCAGTTTGCTGAAACTCACGGGTCTGCAAAACGATGACGGGAACCAGTTCCAGCTACTGCCGGGCTCCGGCAAGCTACGCGTGGCGCAATTCCCACTGGTGGAAGCGGCGTGTGACGCCGAAGACGTGTTGATCTGGACCGTCGCGGTATCGCCTGCTATTGAAAAACTCTACCTGTGGGAATATGACAGCGTGCAGGGCTGGCACAGCCTGCCGGATATGCGCACGCGCAGCACCAGCCCGGATACACGTCTGATGCGCTTTACCAGCCTGCCTTCTGAAAAAGCGATGATTATCAACTAA